Proteins encoded by one window of Amaranthus tricolor cultivar Red isolate AtriRed21 chromosome 4, ASM2621246v1, whole genome shotgun sequence:
- the LOC130810312 gene encoding uncharacterized protein LOC130810312 yields the protein MDKGKRPAEEGINTREEPRRALVNAPAWAEIEALGIWDRKEGESDLDYTRRMEMIYKKSKLVYERIMEEEMIALKERSDQFHLEIDRRVRAVQTEGRDGVDVPEPSGARRDNNEEDVTVVNPNSMPFIIFDELDFERDPEEDPEEDPEEDPDEDPEEEFEEDFEENSDEEQGEFMEEDSLGVVEEPDEDNLGDGYNADEEGELADRDGMLSDNDSGVIILGGWPVRREDLMSEEESEIMMWEEEPPEPIILELSDSVARLTMSDSLSVGPPSDSDSASSDDSGDADFDPDQYMEDQDRLDASPLFA from the coding sequence atggataaaggaaaaagaccggccgaagagggaattaatacccgagaggaacccaggagagctttagttaatgccccagcctgggcagaaatagaggctctgggaatttgggatagaaaagagggggaaagtgatttggattacacccgacgaatggaaatgatctACAAAAAATCCAAACTAGTgtatgaaagaataatggaagaggagatgattgcactgaaagagaggagtgaccagtttcacctagagattgacagaagggtaagagcagtgcaaactgagggtcgggacggagttgacgttccagaacctagtggggcaaggagagataataatgaggaggatgttaccgtagtaaacccaaactcaatgccatttataatcttcgatgagttggatttcgagagggatcccgaggaggatccagaagaggacccggaggaggaccccgatgaggacccagaagaggaatttgaggaggatttcgaagaaaattctgatgaggagcagggagaattTATGGAGGAGGATTccttaggagtggtagaagagcctgatgaggataacttaggggatggatataatgctgatgaggaggggGAACTAGCTGATAGAGATGGAATGTTGAGTGATAATGATAGCGGGGTAATTattctagggggttggccggtgaggcgagaggatctcatgagtgaggaagaaagtgagatcatgatgtgggaggaggaaccacctgagccaataattttagagctttctgattcagtagcgcgacttactatgagtgattccttatctgtaggaCCTCCTTCTGACtccgatagcgcgtctagcgatgactctggtgatgctgattttgaccctgatcaatacatggaggatcaGGACCGTCTGGATGCGTcgcctttatttgcctga